From the genome of Colius striatus isolate bColStr4 chromosome 15, bColStr4.1.hap1, whole genome shotgun sequence, one region includes:
- the RBM15B gene encoding LOW QUALITY PROTEIN: putative RNA-binding protein 15B (The sequence of the model RefSeq protein was modified relative to this genomic sequence to represent the inferred CDS: deleted 1 base in 1 codon), with translation MKRGSERDSSPPGAAGGRAAAAKRPRERERESSSRRGPHRSSGASRSSRDKSTPGGGGSGGGGGITGGGGGGGGSSSRSHRGDERTGGGGGDSNHRPAGSGSASGARGGSQAAPSASSSSSSSSSRALGVPKAKALPGAVVAPSLLLAGPPPGAAPSLLLAPLGGSAGLAGEPPGACEYKTLLVSGLSAALPDQLLEDGLFRLFQRFAGGGRGDISVKLSHTPELGRVAYVNFRHPGDARDARRHARARQLLLYDRPLKVEPVYLRGGRRSRTPPPAPSPEPLGYLPPIHGTYQYKQRSLSPVTSPLLREPRPRHAHAAAAAFALEAAAIGLSRERERALDYYGLYDERGRPYSYPIVAEEDLMPEDDQRATRNLFIGNLDHNVSEVELRRAFEKYGIIEEVVIKRPARGQGGAYAFLKFQNLDMAHRAKVAMSGRVVGRNPIKIGYGKANPTTRLWVGGLGPSTSLAALAREFDRFGSIRTIDYVKGDSFAYIQYESLDAAQAACAQMRGFPLGGPERRLRVDFAKAEETRYPQQYQPAPLPVHYELLADGYSRHRSLEQDLRVRDRTPPHLLYSDRDRSFAEADWASPAKAAERRNNLESYSRSVRSRSGERWGGDGSERGVPKPWEERRKRRSLSSDRSRTAHSPYEDRSRTKAGGTALDRSPDRARKENHTTESGAEKEQSNSLQNNRHAAEEKPHREAPDAPQPKKRDSERNHRTGESEPKTHEEPKSETKKLKNLSEYAQTLQLAWNGLLVLKNSCFPTSMHILEGDLGVINGLLKDHSSGGKLTQLKIAQRLRLDQPKLDEVTRRIKQGSPNGYAVLLATQSAPAAAGPEGTFPGVEPGLQRRLLRNLVSYLKQKQAAGVISLPVGGAKGRDSTGMLYAFPPCEFSQQYLQSALRTLGKLEEEHMVIVIVKDTA, from the exons ATGAAGCGCGGCAGCGAGCGGGACTCCAGCCCGCCGGGGGCCGCGGgaggccgcgccgccgccgccaagCGGCCCCGCGAGCGCGAGCGCGAGAGCAGCAGCCGGCGCGGCCCGCACCGGAGCTCGGGCGCCTCCCGCAGCAGCCGGGACAAGTCCacgcccggcggcggcggcagcggcggaggcggcggcatcaccggaggcggcggcggcggaggcggcTCCAGCTCCCGCAGCCACCGCGGCGATGAGCGcaccggcggcggcggcggcgactCGAACCACCGCCCGGCGGGGAGCGGCTCGGCCTCGGGCGCCCGCGGCGGCAGCCAGGCCGCCCCCtccgcttcctcctcctcctcctcctcgtcgtCCCGGGCGCTCGGCGTGCCCAAGGCCAAGGCCCTGCCGGGCGCCGTGGTGGCCCCGTCGCTGCTGCTGGCCGGGCCGCCGCCGGGCGCCGCGCCCTCGCTGCTGCTGGCGCCGCTGGGGGGGTCGGCGGGCCTGGCCGGGGAGCCGCCCGGCGCCTGTGAGTACAAGACGCTGCTGGTGAGCGGGCTGAGCGCGGCCCTGCCGGACCAGCTTCTGGAGGACGGGCTGTTCCGCCTCTTCCAGCGCTTCGCGGGGGGGGGGCGC GGGGACATCAGTGTCAAACTGTCCCACACGCCCGAGCTCGGCCGCGTCGCCTACGTCAACTTCCGACACCCCGGGGACGCCCGCGACGCCCGCCGGCACGCCCGGGCTCGGCAGCTGCTCCTCTACGATCGGCCCCTCAAGGTGGAGCCGGTGTATCTGCGCGGGGGCCGGCGGAGCCGcacgccgccgcccgccccctcGCCCGAGCCGCTGGGCTACCTGCCGCCCATCCACGGCACCTACCAGTACAAGCAGCGGTCGCTGTCTCCCGTCACCAGCCCGCTGCTGCGGGAGCCGCGGCCCCGGCACGCTcacgccgccgccgccgcctttgCCTTGGAGGCGGCCGCCATCGGGCTGTCCCGGGAGCGGGAGAGGGCCCTGGATTACTACGGGCTGTACGACGAGCGCGGCCGCCCGTACAGTTACCCCATCGTGGCCGAGGAAGACCTGATGCCGGAGGACGACCAGAGAGCCACCCGCAACCTCTTCATTGGCAACCTGGACCACAACGTGTCGGAGGTGGAGCTGAGACGGGCCTTCGAGAAGTACGGCATCATTGAGGAGGTGGTGATCAAGCGCCCGGCGCGCGGCCAGGGCGGCGCCTACGCCTTCCTCAAGTTCCAGAACTTGGACATGGCGCATCGGGCCAAGGTGGCCATGTCGGGCCGCGTTGTCGGCAGGAACCCTATCAAAATTGGCTACGGGAAAGCCAACCCGACTACCAGGCTGTGGGTGGGTGGCCTCGgtcccagcacctccctggcgGCCCTGGCCAGGGAGTTCGACCGCTTCGGCAGCATCAGGACTATTGACTACGTGAAGGGCGACAGCTTCGCCTACATCCAGTACGAGAGCCTGGACGCTGCCCAGGCCGCCTGTGCCCAGATGAGGGGCTTCCCCTTGGGTGGCCCCGAGAGGAGGCTCCGAGTGGATTTTGCCAAAGCAGAAGAGACGAGATACCCGCAGCAGTACCAGCCCGCGCCGCTGCCCGTGCACTACGAGCTGCTGGCCGACGGGTACAGCAGGCACAGGAGCCTCGAGCAAGACTTGAGGGTGCGGGATAGGACTCCCCCGCATCTCCTGTACTCGGACAGAGACAGGAGCTTTGCCGAGGCGGACTGGGCCAGCCCAGCCAAAGCTGCCGAGCGCAGGAACAACTTGGAGAGCTACAGCCGGTCGGTGCGCAGCCGCAGCGGGGAGCGCTGGGGCGGCGACGGCAGCGAGCGCGGCGTGCCCAAGCCCTGGGAGGAGAGGCGGAAGCGCCGCAGCCTCTCCAGCGACCGCAGCAGGACTGCTCACTCGCCTTACGAGGACAGAAGCAGGACGAAGGCCGGTGGGACAGCTCTAGACCGCAGCCCCGACAGGGCTCGCAAGGAGAACCACACTACAGAATCCGGAGCCGAGAAGGAGCAGAGTAACTCCCTGCAGAACAATCGTCACGCGGCCGAGGAGAAGCCCCACCGGGAGGCACCCGACGCTCCCCAGCCGAAGAAAAGGGACAGCGAACGCAATCATCGAACCGGTGAGTCGGAGCCCAAAACTCACGAGGAGCCAAAATCTGAGACCAAAAAGCTAAAGAATTTATCGGAGTACGCTCAGACGCTGCAGCTCGCTTGGAACGGGCTTCTCGTGCTCAAAAACAGCTGCTTCCCCACCTCTATGCACATCCTGGAGGGAGACCTGGGCGTCATCAACGGACTCCTCAAAGACCACTCGTCCGGCGGGAAGTTAACGCAGCTCAAAATCGCTCAGAGACTTCGGCTGGACCAGCCCAAGCTGGACGAAGTGACTCGCCGGATCAAACAAGGCAGCCCCAACGGCTACGCCGTGCTCCTGGCCACCCAGTCCGCCCCGGCAGCGGCCGGGCCCGAGGGGACCTTCCCTGGCGTGGAGCCCGGCCTGCAGCGACGGCTTCTCAGGAATCTGGTCTCctacttgaaacagaagcaGGCTGCTGGGGTTATCAGCCTGCCCGTGGGAGGGGCGAAGGGCAGAGACAGCACGGGCATGCTTTACGCGTTCCCTCCTTGTGAATTCTCTCAGCAGTACCTCCAGTCAGCACTAAGGACATTGGGGAAGTTAGAAGAAGAACATATGGTGATAGTTATAGTCAAAGACACTGCCTAG
- the MANF gene encoding mesencephalic astrocyte-derived neurotrophic factor, whose product MRAAHGLWAALALLLLPAGSRALRDGECEVCVTFLGRFYQSLKDNDVEFTPASIEKELLKSCKEAKGKENRLCYYVGATSDAATKIINEVSKPMSHHIPVEKICEKLKKKDSQICELKYDKQIDLSTADLRKLRVKELRRILDDWGEACKGCAEKSDFIRRIHELMPKYAPRAAGARADL is encoded by the exons ATGCGGGCGGCCCACGGGCTGTGGGcggccctggccctgctcctgctgccggCCGGCAGCCGGGCCCTGCGCGACGGGGAGTGCGAGG TGTGTGTCACCTTCCTGGGAAGGTTCTACCAGAGCCTAAAGGACAATGACGTTGAGTTCACACCTGCCAGCATTGAAAAGGAGCTCTTGAAATCCTGCAAAGAAGCCAAAGGCAAAGAGAACCGCCTG TGCTATTACGTTGGGGCCACAAGTGATGCAGCCACCAAAATCATTAACGAGGTATCGAAGCCCATGAGTCATCACATCCCGGTGGAAAAGATCTGTGAGAAGCTAAAGAAGAAAGACAGTCAGATCTGTGAACTAAAATACG ACAAGCAGATCGACCTGAGCACCGCCGACCTGCGCAAGCTGCGCGTCAAGGAGCTGCGGCGGATCCTGGACGACTGGGGCGAGGCGTGCAAGGGCTGCGCCGAGAAATCCGACTTCATCCGCAGGATCCACGAACTGATGCCCAAGTACGCGCCGCGGGCCGCCGGCGCCCGCGCGGACCTCTga